From the Planctomycetota bacterium genome, the window CCGGAACCACGCAGGCTTCCGCCCACGTTAACCGCTACGATTGAATCATTGTGTTTATTGGCAACCTCCGTGGCACTGTAAACTCTTTTCACTATCCGCCTGGGCTGGGTAATATAACTAACCAGGTCTTTGAATTCAGCCGGTTCGCTCTTGGCATCGTCGGACGGCGGTGTTTCGGTAGATGTTTTTTCTACTTTGGCAACTTCGTCAGAAGGAATATCAATAATGGTAAACCCGACATCAAGGAAAAGCGATTTATCGTTCTGTTTAACCACCTTCCCTGTCATCTTCTCCCCATTTTTAAGGGTAACTTCTTCCGCGTAAATCGGCAGGATTACTAAAGAAACGAGAATCAATATAGTCAGATATTTCTTATACATTAATTATATCCTCCATTTCGGTATTTAGTTAAGGGTAAGTATAAATAGTATTATTTGCTTTGGCAAGAAAATCATTAAATAAATAACTCTAATATGATTTTATTAAGTAGAGAAAGATAATCTTACATTAAATGAGCTTAAAGAAAAGGTTTATACAAAGCCTGGGACTTCTTTATCTTGAGTTTTGTTTATCCGGATATACAGCCTTTCAGGAATACAATTTATAAGTTACGCAGAGCCTGCAAAAGGATTCCAAAAATATTTTGCCCATTTCATATACTATCCCCGGAATGACTCCAATATTCCGTTTATTTGATGGAGCACGATGCATATCGGAGGGATGCTTAGGAGCTTTACGTAATTTGATAGAGGTAACGGATAGACAGGCTACCAAGAACGTTTAATTGCAGCAGGGGAACCCATTATTACAAGCAAAGATTTGGCGTGCTTTCGCTAGCGACATCACCGTTGATTGAAACCTGATTTCGTCCGGCAACTTCCCCATATACATGAGCTTATCAGCCCTGCAGACCAAACTGACCACAGTATCATTTATCTTACCAAAAGTCGCTCCGATTGAGACCGTTAGACTTATCGTTTCCGAATCGACAAAGAAATCAGAACGTTCGATCACAAAACGCAACCTGTCTGCGATATGAAACAGTCTATCCTTGGCAAAATTATTCACTATGGCGATGAACTCCTCGCCTCCCCATCTTCCTAAAAAATCATACGGGCGCAAATTACTCGAAATCTTATTGGCCACTGTTTTGAGCACTTCATCCCCTACATGGTGTCCGTATTTATCATTAATCGTTTTGAAACGGTCGATATCAATAAAAAGAATACCAAATGGCCAGTCATAAGTTCTCAAATCATCCAGCCGGCTACTCAACTGCATTTCGGTAAAACGACGGTTACCTATCCCGGTAAGCCCATCGGTAAAAGCCATTCTTTTTAACTCTCTGTCATTTTTTAATCCGGCCATGCGCGAAGTGCTGACCCTGATAAGCGCAACAAGATTTTTCACCTCCCGATTAAAATCCTTAACGGGAGCAACGCTTAAAGTAATCGGGAACTTATAACCGTTTTTGCTTTGCAACATATATTCCCGTTTATGGATTAAACCAGTCTTAACCGCTTCGTTTAACAAGCATCTACCTTTATGGCATGGATTATCATCATTATCATCAAAAATCTTAAAAAACTCCGTGTTGCAGAATTTACCGACCGTATCAGAACTTTTGACTCCGGTCAAACGCTCTAATCCCTTGCTCCAATAAGTTATTTTACGGTTTATATCAGTGCAATAAACTCCATAGGCAAGATGGTTTAAAATATCTATACTGTTAGAACCTATAAAGAGACTGTCTGTATCTGAATTCATTTAGTTATGTACCAACTCTTTTTTGCCGTTTTGGTGTGTTTTCAAATCATGCAATATCTAACGGTATTTAATTTCACATTATAAGAAAAGAATTCATATTGTCAAGCATTAATTTTAAAATATTATGTTTTTTTATAACTCCTTAATTTTCCTTATGCATTCCAATTTAAGTGCCAGGGGAAAAGAGTTTAGCTTTAATTTGAAGTATGGCATATCAAAGGATAAAGTTTGCAGGCGACGCAGAATCCGAAAAACGACTCTAACGCCGCGAAGAACATCACCGCGCCTGCCGTTATAAACGAAGCCGTTTGCATATCCGCCAGCAAAAAAACCGCCATGATAACGCAAAAGAAGGTGCCTATCTTTGCCGCGAACACCTTGCGCGCCATATCCTCCATCCGCGGCTTTACTCTTAAAAGCTTCAGGATAAAAGAACTGGTGATGCTTAACGGGCTGTATTTCGGATTGATAAAACCGCGGATAAGGAAATCCGCCGCGGCGGCATAAACGATTATCTCCTCTTTTGTAAAGATAAACGCCGCCAGCGCGGCCAAAACCATAAAGGCGTTAAGCCGGGCGACCCTTTCATTCCCCAGCTTCCCGGATATCGGGCAGGCAACATTCATTTTTCTTCACCTCCAAACAACGGGATTAAACCGGAAATCTTCAAATAATATTAAACGCCCTCACTCCGTAAATGCTTTTGTTCTTCATATACCACGCCAAATCAACCAGCTCCAGGTTATCCTTTATCACTTTCTTAAATATATCCTCCCAGTGCATATGGACAAACTGCTTTTTGTATTTAGGCATGAGAAATGAACGTATATTCTTTGTCACCGGCAGGCTTTCCGGCTTACCCCGCTTAAGGTTCAGGACATGCGCACTCCTCAGATTCACCACGAACCAATCACGCGCGCCGGAAACCTTTGCCATGGATGCGGCAAACGCAATATCACGGAAGAGCTCCTCGTAAAAAGGCGTCGGCGGATTAGCAACATCAAAGATAGGGTCGTTCCTGAGATATTCATTATCCAAGTAATATTTCTTAATGAGCTCCGGCACCTTTGACGGCTTTTCGCCCGGCAGGCGCTTTGAGCCGCCGGCGATTTTATTTCCGCTCCCGAATTTGGCTTCTATCACGATGACCAGTTTCCTGGGGATAACGAGCATGACATCCGGCTCGGTCGGCGACTCCCTGATATCGCTTTCTAAAGCCTTCCGGACTTTTAACAAAGGCTGGCAATGCCTGAACGTCCCGCGCACCAAATCCACCTTTCCGTCCCAGAGATATAAATCCGCCGGGCGGGTATAAACCTTGCCGGTAATCAGGGCGACCAGCTCGGCCAAGGCGTATTTATTTCCGGCAATCAAGCTGAAAACATTCCAGGTGAGCGCATCGCCGCTTGATTCATAAGCCGGACTGATTGGGTCCGCTTTTATCTTGCCCTTCAATATCCTATTGATGTAAAAATCATTATTGAACCGCAGGCTCCGTTTAAGCGCCAGTTCTTTTTCCGTCTGGCTTATTCCGTTAAAATATGTAAAGGTGTTTTTATGGACGCGGATTCCGTGGACCGGGCAAAAAGGAAGGAACTGCATCCTGCCCTTGACGCGCCGGAAAGGCGCTTTGGACAAAAGCGCGTCGCAATTCTTTACCGGGCAAAGCCCGCTCTTCAGGCGGCTTGCCTGCAAATCGTGCCGGCCGAACGAAACCGTGCATCTTGATATCATATTTATCTCCTTTTATCAGTATCACGGTATTTTACTTTTGCTTTAAGCCCTGTCAATCTAATATGAACCGGCAGTTGCTGAAAGAAACGCCTGCCGATTTTAAACCCGCCCCGCCCATCATATTTTTCTTGCGCTTAATATGGGTATTTACTAAAATACTTGCTCTCAGCAAAAACAAGGAGACCTTATATGAAAAAGAAACTGTTCTTCCTGGTTTTACTCTTATGCATCGCGCTCATCCCGCTTACAATAGCCGGCGAACAAAAGCTTAAGCTTAAATGGGAAAAAACATCGGACGACGCCCTGAAAGCCGCCCAGCAAACGAATAATCCGGTATTGCTCTTTTTTGTCTGCGGGGCCTGAGGGCTGGAATCCGGAGCTGCCAGCCGTGTGCTGGCAAACGACAAATTCATCGAAGCCGCCCAAGGTTTCCATTTAGTCAACGGCACTGAAAAAGACGCGGAGAAATTCAGGGTTCCCCCTGACACGAAAAAATGCGGCATTGTCATAGTCGATCCCTTCGGCGACGAACTGGCCATGGGCAGGATATACGACCCCGACGCCCCGGAAAACCTGGCACTGGCAATCATCAGCAAGGCACTTAAGATTTATGATTCCGAAATAAGCTGGCTGGATTCCGTCGAAAAGGGAATCGCCAAGGCGAAAAAGAGGGATAAGCCGGTCCTGGTTTTCATGGCCGACGATAAAAAGCCCTCCCAGCAAACCCTGCAAGCGCTGAACAGCCGCGAACTGATGCGCTTGCGGAAATATTTTGTATTTGTCAAAATAGCACATGACAAAGAATCTGAAGATGCGAAGAAATGGTCGGCGTCATCCGCCCCGTATATTGTCATCCTCAACCCTTTTGAAGAATCAGGCAAAGACCCGATGAAAAAGATATCCGGGCAAAAAAACGGCAAAACACTCCAGAAGACACTGGAGGAAGCAAAAAAAGCCTATGACCAGATAAAGGAAAAAAGGGCCAAAACAGAGCAGGTTTTCGCTCTCAACAGCTCATCATTCGAGGACGGGGAAATGATTCCCAACAGGCATTTTAAAGGCGAAAACAGCCCCTCGCCGAATATGTCCTGGCCGGAAACGGAAGGCGCCAAATCTTACGCGATTATCTGCGCCAATTCCGAAACAATCGATAACCTCGCCTGGATAACCTGGGTGATTTTTAACATCCCGGAAAAAACAAACGCGCTACCGGAAAATATCTCGAAAGGCGCCGAACCGAATGAAGTCAAGGGCGCCAAACAAGGCGTTAATAACCTCGGCAGCACCGGATACGCCGGCCTGATAGCCACCAGCGGACGGGGAAGCCAAGAATGTTATTTTACGCTTTACGCGCTTGATACGATACTTGAATTAAAAGCCGGGATAAAAGCCGCGGAATTGCTGAAGGCCATGGAAGGCCATATTATCAAACAATCCACGCTGGTCGGGCTCTATAAGAATAATTAACACACCCCTCAGTCCCCTCTTTGTAAGGAGGATTACGGAGCGGCAGCGAAGTCCCTCCCCGATGGGAACAAGGGTTGCCATCCAATCACCGTTTAATTACCTTCGTCTTTAAGGTATTGAATATTATTTACCGCGCTGCTATTTTTGTATATATTATCCATATGGATTTTATCACCATCTTTTTAATTGCGCTCGGGCTTTCGATGGACGCGCTGGCGGTTTCCATCACCAACGGAATCATTATAAAGAATGTCAAAATAATCCATGCCTTCAGGATTGCCCTGTTCTTCGGTTTATTCCAGTCTTTTATGCCGGTCGTCGGCTGGCTTGCCGGATTGGGATTAAAGGGATTCATCTCCGGCATGGACCACTGGATTGCTTTCGGGCTTTTGGCGATAATCGGCGGCAAGATGATTTACGAATCGTTCAAACTGGACGCGGGCAAAGATAAAAACGAATCGCTTAACACCTATATGCTCCTGATTTTATCCGTGGCGACGAGCATAGACGCCCTGGCAGTCGGCTTCACGCTGGCATTTTTAAATGTCGTGCTGATATTGCCTGTGGCGATTATCGGACTCGTCACCTTCGGGCTTTCCTTTATGGGCGTTTACGCCGGGAATAAGTTCGGTGCGCTTTTAGGAAACCGGATGGAAATCATCGGCGGATTAATCCTAATCGGAATCGGGCTGAAGATATTAATCCAGCATCTCTTTTACGCGTAATAACAGCTTCCAAACTACGCCTATTTGGCCATATCTTCCGGGTTTTCTTCCGGGAATTCATCCGGCGGCGGCGTTTCATCTTCCGGTTTTTTCTCTTCCTCTTCGTAAGGGACGGCTTCTCTAACCGCACCTTCACGCCTTAAATAGCTTTTATATGCCGTGGTGCCTTGTTTTATCTGCATACTTCCGGGTGGCTCTTCAAAAAGGTAGTCCACATCAGCCTCAAACCATTCGCTGGTTATGGTCGAACCAGCCGGTTCGGTAAGCCCGTATGAATAAGTGGAATAGACCGCCGTCCCCTTGTAATAAGACATCTTCCCCAGCACGTTAAGGATATGCGGGTCCCCGCTTTCCACGTTTATTGTCATGCGTTTTATTTCCCCGTTATTCAAAGCGTCAATAATAACAAGTTCATAAGCCCCCCTGCGCAGGCGCGTTTCGGCATTACTGCTATCCTCAAGCGTAAACCAGTCTTTGCCGCCGAGCTTCAAAAGGACTTTATACCCGCTGTAATTATCTATGTATACCGGAGCGATGGCGAATTTTATCCCGATGACCAGCCATAGCACCCATAACCCGATTACCAGAAGGTAGGTTTTTATCACGGATAATTTACTAGCAGACGAGGAAAGTGCATCTTTTAATCCAAACAGGAAACCAAGCACTAAAATACCGCTGATTATGGTCGTCCAAAGCCATAATCCTCTCCCGGCAATAAACCAGGCGCCTGCGGCAACTACCGCATACCCGATAAGCCAATACAAAGCCATTGATTTATTACCGGCAGGAACTTCCGGCTCAAGGCCTGGCGCATGGAGCCCTTCGGTTTGGAATTGCGCCTGCACTTCACCCTGGGGCGGTGGTACGGTCTTGGCCTGATAGTGTCTTTCCACCGCATCCCAGGAGCCTTCGGCGCCGAGCTTGGGGAAATACTGGCCAAAAGCTGTGCCGAATTTATCCAAGGCCGCGTTGCCGGAAACAACGCCTAACTTTTTATTGTATGACTCGCCCTCGCTTAAAAGCCTTTTTATCTCACCCGCGGGAACGGAGACAAGTTCGGTAAAATATTCCTGCTTCTCATCCTTAAAGACCAAAAGCACCTGTCCGCTTGAAATAAGCGATTCAATATATTTTTTACAGAGCGCATCGCTGATATCCAGAATGCGGTGGAAAAGGTAAGGCTGATCTGGCATATCATATAGTTTGGTGAACGAGGCAAGAAGCGCCCCCTCGGGAAAATAAAACATCCGGAAGATTACTGATTTACGGACGCCCTTGAAAGTATTGGGATCGGGCGGCGATATTTCCCAGGAAGGAACTCCTTCTTTGTAAGTAAGATTGACTGTCGGCATGTTTTATTTTCTCCTTATTACACGAAATCACGAAAATGGGAACTCGAAGACAAGAAAACTGATTTCGTGCTTTCGAACCTCTTTCGTGTTTAAAACTTATGCTAATTCTTAGAGCCGTATTTGTCAATAATAAAGAGTTGCCAATGGATAAATATGTTCGCCATCCTAAAGCATCAGGATTAATCGCCTCTTAATTTCTTATTGACAATCTGCCTTATCCTTTCATGCGATATATTTATTTTCCAGTTATCTTTTATCCATTTGGCGATTTTACGGGATGGCCAGCCTTCGGTGGATGCCCTTCTTTTTATCATATATGTCGACCATCCGCTCACGGACATAATTTCGTCAATCTGTTGGGCGGTTAATTTCCTGGAACGGACGGGATAAGTGAATCCGGCAAGCCCTTTTTCTTTATATAGCTTGAGCCATTGGTAAACCGAGCGGGAAGAGGTTTGCAATTCTTCGGCGATTCGTTCCACGGTATGGAATTCGTGGGAAAACCAGACTGCCTGGGCGCGTTTCCGTGCGTGGTAGTTGCCTTCGCCTGCCATGCGGGACATAAAATGCTGGAGCGAGGCAATCCCGGATTTATCCAGCTGGATGAAAATACATCTTCTTGGCATAAAACTCCTTGCCACAGAATCACAGAGTTCACGGAGAATATTTTTTATAAAGAGTCCAAGAAACCAGGAAAAATTTCATGGATTAATGATCTCATTATTAATATATTAAACTCTGTGTTCTCTGTGTCTCCGTGGCTATATTGTCAACTAATTTCTTCCACTTTGTCAAGCATTTTCTTCCATTTTGTCAACCCAATATTTCCGTTTATCCTATAAAACTCAATATAATCAACAACCATCTTCAATATAACGAGTTTCTTATTCGCTTTATATTGAAATATCTCTTTTTATACCCCTCTGTGCCCTCTGTGGTCGTATTTTACCCCAAAAAAGTCGGTTAATTCTCCCTTATCGGGAGATAAAAGGGGGGTTTTATTTCCGCACTTTTTATATTCGGCGGCTAAAACCGCCTGATTCGTTGTTATATTGAGTATTAGGCACTAAAAACCCGGTTAATTCGCCCAACCATGGAGATGGGGGTGGGGGTATCCTACCCCTACACCTCCATAACCATTACCCTGCACCCCTATAACCATTACCCTGCACCCTTATAGCCATTATCCTGCACCCCTATAACCATTATCCTGCACCCCTATAACCATTATCCTGCACCCTTATAGCCATTATCCTGCACCCTTATAGCCATTATCCTGCACCCCTATAGCCATTACCATGCACCTCCATAGCCATTATTCTACACCCTAATAGCCTATATGCTCTACCCTCATAACATAACGTATACCCTATACCTGTATAGCCATCGGCATATCTTAAACATCTTAGCTGACAGATTATTGGAAAAGTTTTCGGGAATGAGATTATCGGGACGGGAGTTCGGGATTAAGACTTTGACCACCTGAAACGATTAATCTTTTAAACTATTAAGCTTTTAAGCCTTTTGGACGTCAAGCCTTCGCTGGCACTGGGGGTTGTTAGCGGGATGAATTATTTTATTCTTCCAAGTTTGAATAATCTTGTTAGCCAATTATGAGACCAATACCACCTTTCCGTTTCGTCTATTACACAGGCAGCATATTTATCAGCAGGTAACCCATTCTCCTGTATCAATTTATCTGCATCTAAATAATAATCATGACTTTTCCCTTCCGTTAGCTCCAATCTTCTTGGATTGGTATCAGCGCATAATAAATACTTTTGCTTACTATTGCGTGGCATTAATAAACCTGCTCTCGAAAGTGTTACGGGTCTTCGTCCAACATTTATTGCCGTAATTATTAAAGAAGTAAGAACAGCACCATTAGGCTGAACTTTTGTGTAATTATCGCCAATTTTAACTTTTATATTTGCTCTGTCTCTACGATATTCAAATATCTTTAAAACAGCTAATATAGTCGCTAAAATACCACCCCAAACACCTACCCAATCAGTTAACTTCATATTACTTAAATCCATATTTATTACATTAAAGAGATTTCATAAACTCGTCAAACTTCATAATACGCCCATTATCTGCAAAGATACCTTTACAGTAACCTACAAGGTTACTATCATCAGAAACCAATATTGATGCTTCTCCTCCCAAGTACGTAGCGATATCAATGTCAAAATAGTCGTTCTCCACAATCCCCGTCCCTTTAATATAATAATGGTCTAATAATATACCCTGAACGAGTGAACTAATCTGTAATTTCTCGAACGGTGTACTCTGAATATTTTGTATCTCTTGGTTAGAAAATTGGTGTTTCCGGCATTCCCGAATAAACCATTCTTCAAAGAAGCTAACCTTTTCACCTTGGGCATCAGGCGCTTTTATCTTCGCAATGATATCTGCATTTTGTTTAGCAATGTCTTTAAAACCTCTAAGGATAGGAATTTCCCAGCCGCTTGAAAGCTCTTTATTCTTAAGTATCGTTACCCAAGAATTACCATCGCGAGATGATTCAATTTGCCCTGCTGTTGTAACCTCTCGCAGGAAAAAGTCAATAGCCTGTCGCCATTCGGTCCGTTGTGAGGGCGATATAGTTTTGTCTGCAAACACATAAAGTGTTCGTTTGATAAGTTCGTCCGTGTCAGGAAGAATATGTCCGTCTGAAAGTTGCCCAAAACGGCTTACGGCACAGCGAATCTCCGCCACATCCGCGTCCGTCAAGGGCGATTTTCTGTTTAGGTTTGACCCAAGAAGTTCTTGCAATACTCGCGGAATCCAGCCTGTTTTATAATCACTTTGTTTACAGGCTCTATCTAAACTTTCCCATTCTTTTTGGTTCAGCACACCTAATTTACGAACCGCATTGGTATCAAAGATAAAGTTAAGCTTAAAACCTGATATATGTGGTAACATAATTTACTTATAAGTTTCCTTCCACGATTTTGATTTCGGCTGGAGTTAGACCATACAGTTTATAAACCAATTCATCAATCTCGCGGTCGGTTTCGGTAATCTGGTTCTGGAGTTGGTCTTTCTCGTTGCCTTTGGCGGCTTGGATTTTCTTGTTCAGGGCAAG encodes:
- a CDS encoding diguanylate cyclase; amino-acid sequence: MNSDTDSLFIGSNSIDILNHLAYGVYCTDINRKITYWSKGLERLTGVKSSDTVGKFCNTEFFKIFDDNDDNPCHKGRCLLNEAVKTGLIHKREYMLQSKNGYKFPITLSVAPVKDFNREVKNLVALIRVSTSRMAGLKNDRELKRMAFTDGLTGIGNRRFTEMQLSSRLDDLRTYDWPFGILFIDIDRFKTINDKYGHHVGDEVLKTVANKISSNLRPYDFLGRWGGEEFIAIVNNFAKDRLFHIADRLRFVIERSDFFVDSETISLTVSIGATFGKINDTVVSLVCRADKLMYMGKLPDEIRFQSTVMSLAKARQIFACNNGFPCCN
- a CDS encoding DUF4395 domain-containing protein produces the protein MNVACPISGKLGNERVARLNAFMVLAALAAFIFTKEEIIVYAAAADFLIRGFINPKYSPLSITSSFILKLLRVKPRMEDMARKVFAAKIGTFFCVIMAVFLLADMQTASFITAGAVMFFAALESFFGFCVACKLYPLICHTSN
- a CDS encoding YbhB/YbcL family Raf kinase inhibitor-like protein; translation: MLANDKFIEAAQGFHLVNGTEKDAEKFRVPPDTKKCGIVIVDPFGDELAMGRIYDPDAPENLALAIISKALKIYDSEISWLDSVEKGIAKAKKRDKPVLVFMADDKKPSQQTLQALNSRELMRLRKYFVFVKIAHDKESEDAKKWSASSAPYIVILNPFEESGKDPMKKISGQKNGKTLQKTLEEAKKAYDQIKEKRAKTEQVFALNSSSFEDGEMIPNRHFKGENSPSPNMSWPETEGAKSYAIICANSETIDNLAWITWVIFNIPEKTNALPENISKGAEPNEVKGAKQGVNNLGSTGYAGLIATSGRGSQECYFTLYALDTILELKAGIKAAELLKAMEGHIIKQSTLVGLYKNN
- a CDS encoding manganese efflux pump, with product MDFITIFLIALGLSMDALAVSITNGIIIKNVKIIHAFRIALFFGLFQSFMPVVGWLAGLGLKGFISGMDHWIAFGLLAIIGGKMIYESFKLDAGKDKNESLNTYMLLILSVATSIDALAVGFTLAFLNVVLILPVAIIGLVTFGLSFMGVYAGNKFGALLGNRMEIIGGLILIGIGLKILIQHLFYA
- a CDS encoding helix-turn-helix domain-containing protein, which produces MPRRCIFIQLDKSGIASLQHFMSRMAGEGNYHARKRAQAVWFSHEFHTVERIAEELQTSSRSVYQWLKLYKEKGLAGFTYPVRSRKLTAQQIDEIMSVSGWSTYMIKRRASTEGWPSRKIAKWIKDNWKINISHERIRQIVNKKLRGD